A stretch of DNA from Gimesia chilikensis:
GTTTCTCGCGCCGGGAGTCATCCTCAGTGGTGGCGTCACCGTCGGCGAGAATGCATTCCTGGGAGCCGGTGCCGTGGTAATTCAGGGCACGCACATCGGTAACAATGCGGTCATCGCCGCAGGAGCCGTCGTGGTCCGGGATGTTGAGGATGGAGCCTTAGTAAAAGGAGTACCCGCGAAATGAGCGTATTCATCATCGCCGAAGCAGGCGTAAACCATAATGGCAGTGTCGAAACCGCGAAGAAAATGATCGATGCCGCCGTGCAGGCTGGCGCCGATGCAATCAAATTTCAGACCTTCAAAACGGAAAAGCTGGTCTGCAAATCAACGCCCCAGGCTGAATACCAGATGAAAAACAGCCTGAATGGGGAATCGGAGACCCAGTTTACCCTGCTCAAAAAACTGGAGATTAACCAGGAGACGCACCGCGAACTGTTCGATTACTGCGAGCAGTCCGGCATCGTTTTCATTTCGACCCCCTTCGATCTGGACAGCATCGATCTGCTGAAATCGCTGGGACTGCAGTTGATCAAGGTCCCTTCAGGCGAGATCACGAATTACCCCTACCTGAAAAAAGTCGCCCAGACATTTAACCAGGTGGTCCTCTCGACCGGCATGGCCGATCTGGGAGAGATTGAAGATGCACTCAATATTCTGATCAACAACGGCGTCTCCCGCGAAAACATTACCGTGCTGCACTGCAATACCGAGTATCCGACGCCCATTCAGGATGTTAACCTGCGGGCAATGCTCACCATCCGCGATGCCTTTGGTGTGAAAGTCGGTTATTCGGATCATACACTGGGCATTGAAGTCTCGATTGCCGCAACGGCCCTCGGTGCCACCGTGATTGAGAAACACTTCACACTCGATAAAAACATGGAAGGCCCGGATCATGCCGCGTCTTTGGAACCAGACGAACTGCTGATGCTCGTACGCGGGATCCGGAACACCGAAAAATCGCTGGGCAGTCCGCTCAAACGACCTTCTGCCTCTGAGTCCAAGAACAAACCAGTGGTCCGCAAAAGCATCGTCGCTGCCGGGGATATCAAGCAGGGAGACGTGTTCACAGAAGAGAACCTCTGCGTGAAACGACCGGGAACCGGAATCAGTCCGATGCAGTGGGATCAGGTCATCAACCAGGTGGCCCGGCGAGATTATGTCGAAGACGAAATCATTGAGTTATGAGTAACCGTGTCTGTGTTGTCACCGGATCACGGGCCGAATACGGTCTGCTAAGCCCTCTGCTGGAAGCGCTGCGCGCCGAGGAGAGTTTCGAGTTGCAACTGCTGGTGACCGGATCGCATCTGTCACCCGAATTTGGACTGACCTATCGCGAGATCGAAGCAGACGGATATACGATCGACGAAAAAGTCGAAGTCGTGCTCAGTTCCGATACCCCGGTCGGTATCTGTAAATCGATGGGCCTGGGACTGATCAGTTTTGCCGAAGCGTATGCCCGCCTGACCCCCGATCTGATTCTGGTGCTCGGCGATCGTTATGAAATATTCAGCGCCGTCTCCGCTGCACACATCAGTCGTATTCCCGTCGCTCATCTGCACGGAGGGGAAGTGACCGAAGGAGCATTCGACGATGCGCTGCGGCATTCGATCACCAAGATGAGCCACCTGCATTTCACCTCCACGGACGCCTATCGTCAGCGGGTGATTCAACTGGGAGAAGCCCCCGAGCGGGTTTTCAATGTAGGGGCGATCGGGTTAGATAATCTGCGTCGACTTCCTTTGCTCTCACGCGAAGATCTGGAACAGCAGCTGGGGTTTAAGTTTAATAATCACAATCTGTTATGCACATTTCACCCTGTGACGCTGGAGCACAATTCGTCTGAGCAGCAGATCCAGAGTCTGTTAAACGTGCTGGAGCAACAGGTGGATACGAGTGTCATTTTCACAAAGACAAATGCAGACACCGACGGGCGGATCATCAATCAGATGATCGATGATTTTGCCGCGAAAAACCCGGATCGATTCCATTCGCATGTTAGTCTGGGGCGATTGCGTTATTTGTCGATGATGCAGTTTGTGGATGCGGTCGTGGGGAATTCGTCGAGTGGCATCATCGAGGCACCTGGATTTCGAATCGGTACGATTAACATTGGCAACCGTCAGACAGGGCGGATCAAATCGGAACTGGTCATCGATTGTGAGCCCACGGAAACAGGTATAGCGTCGGCTTTTAAAACATTGTATTCTTCCGACTTCCAGAAGCGGCGTTCGCAGGCAAAGAACCCTTATGGAGCAGGGCAGACGACGTCGCAAATTATCAGTATTCTCAAGGAGCAATTTCCCCGTCGGACGACTCAGAAATCCTTTTATGATCTGGATTAAGCCCGACATCGAGAAGCTGGAATCAATCAGGGAGATGGAATCCCTGTTCGGATAAAGTGGGCCAGGGATGGACGTTATGAATGATTGTCTGATCAGCGCATCTGCAGATATCAAAGAAGCAATTCGCGCCATCGAGGCTGGCAAGAAGGGGATCGCCGTGGTTGTCGATCCCGCGCAAAAGCTGCAGGGTGTCATTACCGATGGTGATGTGCGTCGCGGTTTGCTGGCTGGTCTCCGCCTGCAGGATTCGGTGACCCGGATAATGAACTGCCGGCCGACCAGAGCCGATGTGGCTATGCCTCAGTCATCACTCGTGGAACTGCTCGACTCCAGCGGCCTGGAGGCAATGCCGCTGGTCGATGCCGAGAATCGTGTCGTCAAAGTCGTGCTCTCTGCCGAGCTGACCCGTCGGACCGACACCGGGCAGGCAACGGGATACAGCTGTGCTCTCATCATGGCAGGAGGAGAAGGGCGGCGGCTGTTACCACTCACAGAAAATCTTCCCAAGCCTCTGGTAGAAGTCGGTGGGATGCCATTAATCGAACGGCAGGTGCGTCGTCTGGCAACCGCGGGAGTGGAACGTATTTATATCGCTGTGAATTACCTTGCCGAGATGATCGAATCGCATCTCGGGGATGGCAGCCGATTCGGGACCGAGATCGTATTTTTACGCGAGCGGGAAAAACTCGGAACCGCGGGAGCCCTGTCTCTGATTGAAGAGACTCCCGCAGGACCTTTGCTGCTGATGAATGGCGATGTCTTTACGTCGATCAATTATCAGTCACTGCTCGACTTCCATTTGAAACATGAGTCACTGCTCACGGTCGCTGCCATCGATTATCACGTTGAAATCCCTTATGGCGTGATTAAGACAGAAGGACCTTTCGCAGTCCGCCTGGAAGAAAAACCATCCCAACAGTTTCTGTGTAATGCGGGAATCTATGCCCTCTCCCCGGAGGCCGTCTGTCAGGTCCCGCGAAATCAGCCCTATAACATGACCGACCTGATCGAGTCGAATCTCAACAGTCAACCGGGGGTCGCCGTGTTTCCGGTCCATGAATACTGGTCGGACATCGGAACTCATGCCGAGCTGGACAAGGCACGTACTGAACTCAAACTGGCCCGAGAAACCCTGGATGGGTCGGACCAGGATGACGAGAGTGCCGTCCATCTGCAGTTGAATCAGCGCCGGGCCGCCTGATCATCACCCAATCGTTTTAAACATCAAAAGAAACAAATCAATGTCAGAGTCGTTATCAGGAAAACAAACGCTGGTCACCGGCGCAGATGGCTTTATTGGAAGCCATCTGGTTGAGCAGCTCGTCCAGGCGGGAGCCCGTGTGCGTGCGCTCGTATATTACAATTCCTGGAATCAAATCGGCTGGTTGAATGATGTCGCTCCCGAGGTCCTGAAAGATGTGGAAATCATTCAGGGCGATATTCGCGATGCAGAACGGATTCAACTGGCAGTCGCAGACTGCGAATATGTGTTTCACCTCTCGAGCCTGATTGCAATTCCTTACAGCTACGTCGCCGCGCGGTCGTATGTGGATACCAATATCACCGGTGCCTTGAATGTGCTGCAGGCCTGTCGTAATTCAGACCGGCTCACACGACTTGTGCATGTCTCGACTTCCGAGGTCTACGGGACCGCTCAGACCGTTCCCATTGATGAGCAGCATCCCCTGGTGGGACAGTCACCTTATTCCGCCAGTAAAATTGGTGCAGACAAGATGGCCGAGAGTTTTTATCTCTCCTTCGAACTGCCCGTAGTGACTGCCCGACCTTTTAACACTTTTGGTCCCCGGCAGACCGCTCGCGCTGTGATTCCAACCATCGCCAGCCAGTTGCAGGCTGGTTGCAGTGAATTAAAACTGGGAGCCCTGACACCCACCCGTGATTTCAACTTCGCTACGGATACCGCGGCCGGCATGATCTCGCTGGCACTCTGTCCGCAGGCGGAAGGTGAGGTGGTGAATATCGGCAGTGGCGAAGAGTGGTCGATTGAAGAGACCGCGCAAATGCTGATGGAAGTCACGGGGAAAGAAGTTCCCATCATCTGTGACGAAGATCGGATTCGCCCCGAAAAAAGTGAAGTCAATCGCCTGCTGGCGGACAATTCCAAAATTCAAAAACTGACCGGCTGGCAATCGCAGGTCTCATTTAAAGACGGTCTGGCCGCGACCGCAGAATGGATCGGACGCAACTTACAATATTTCAATGCGGAACGTTATTCCATTTAAGTAATTCACCTCTTTCAGATAAGAAGACTATGTCACGTTCTGTTTCCATCTCAGCACTGTTTGTCGCCATCGCCATGATTCTCGGGCGGTTGACCGGCCTGCTGCGCGTGCTGGGACTGGCCACGGTTCTGGGGGTTTCCTATGCCAATGACCTGGCCGTATTGATTATTTCCGTACCAGACTTTTTGAATTCCATGCTGATTGGCGGGGCGATGGCAGCGGTTCTCGTTCCTGAAATTCATCGGCGAAATCAGGCGGACTCCGGTCAGACAGCCAGCCAGTTGATTGTACAGACGATGGTCGTTGTCGCTGCTATTTCCGGAATCCTGGCGCTGATTCTGGCAGCTCTGGCTCCCTGGTTTACCCAGGGGCTCGCATCCGGATTTTCGGTAGCGCAGATCAGTCAGGCCAGCCCACTGATTGTGGTCGTCTTGTGGGCCTTCCCGATCTCGGCGGTTACGGCGGTTACCGGCGCCGTCCTGCAGTCTCAGCATAAACCTCTGGTACCCGCGTATGGCAATCTGTTTTTTAACCTGATCGTCATTCTGGCGATTCTATTCTGGGTCAACGCGGATCAGCTTCAGATCCTGGCCTGGGCGGTGGTGGCCGCGGCCCTGTTCCGCCTGGTGACACAAATGGTTCCCTGTCTGTTCCAGGGCACCCTGCGGGGCGGGTTACAGAATTTACTGAAATTCGAAACGCTCGACCGCCGACTACTGGTCAAATATTTTCAGGCGCTGACCGCCATTGGTCTGGTGATCGCGTTCCCCGTCGTTTCACGCTCCTTCGCTTCTGCCTACACGGGGGGGATCAGCCTGTTCGAATATGCCCAGAAACTGGTGGAATTACCGCGGGGACTGCTGGGAGCAATTCTGACAATGGTCATTTTCCCTCGGTTAAGCCATGCTTTTGCTGAAGGGAAGTCAGCCGACGGTTCCCGCATGATCAGCCAGGCCTCGGGTCTGATCCTGCTGATCTCAATTCCAGTGACAGTAGTGATTTACGGCTGCGCTGAACCAATGATCTCTTTTCTGTTTCAGCGTGGTCAGTTCTCCGCATATGATGTCGCACGGACAGCAGAATTATTGCAGATCGCAATTTTAGCGATGCCGGCCCTGATCATGTCTATTTTGACGATGGATGTCTTCTATGCCCGTCACGAAACCATGATTCCTTTCCGGTTCAGCCTGATTTCTCTGGTATGTCTGGTGGTATTTTCGCTGATTTTACGTACTTTTATGGGGATTTCCGGCGTCATGCTCGCGTTCGTGCTGACCAGCTGGTTTCATTTTCTGATGCTGACCGTCGGGCTGTATCTGAAAATGCGGGTTTCTGTCATTGAAGGGGTCAATTTGAAACATTGTGCCGCATTGGTTCTGCTGACATTCTCAGGAATCACCTTTTCCGCTATGATGTTAAGAGTGATTACGGAACCGGTAATGCTGGTTATCTATTCGGGATTCGTGGGATTATTCTGCTTTGGGGCCGTGTTGGTGATCCTGAAGAATCACCTCCCGCGTTTCCACAGGAAGCTGTCTTTATAATGAAGTATCTATATATCACCGATTGCCCTGAGATCGCAAAGTACGTAGATCAGTGCGGGGTGGATCGTATATTCATTGACCTGGAACTGCTCGGCAAGGTCGATCGACAGGGAGACAGAGATACTGTCATTTCACATCATCGCGTGGAAAATATCTCTCGCGTAAAACAGGTGGTAAATCAGGCGGAAGTTTTGGTCCGGGTCAATCCGTTGAATCCCAATTCTGCCGAGGAGATCGAGCAGGTCATCGAGCAGGGAGCCGATGCCCTGATGCTGCCCATGTTCCGCTCGGTAGAAGAAATCGAGTGGTTCTGTGATCGCGTCAATTCACGGGCTCAAGTTGTGCCGCTCGTGGAGACCGTTGGTGCGATGGACCAGCTCGATCAGATCGTACAATTGCCGGGGGTCTCTCAGGTACACATCGGTCTGAATGATCTGCACCTCGACCTGGAGCTCAATTTCATGTTTGAGCTGATGTCCAATGGCATGGTGGAAGAAATGGCAGCCATCTGTCGCGAGGCGAATGTCCCCTTCGGAATTGGTGGGATATCGACCATGGACACCGGCCTGGTTTCCGGCCGCCTGGTATTATCCGAACATGCCCGCCTGGGTTCAGAGTGGGTGATTCTGTCCCGTTCATTTCATCAACTGGCGCACAGCCTGCAGGAACTTCAGGAAAAGATTGACCTGCCTCTGGAGCTGGAGAAAGTGGATCAGCATTTTGCAGAGCTGCTCAAGCGGTCTGATTTTGAAATTGAACAGGATAAACAGACACTTTACCATGC
This window harbors:
- the neuB gene encoding N-acetylneuraminate synthase yields the protein MSVFIIAEAGVNHNGSVETAKKMIDAAVQAGADAIKFQTFKTEKLVCKSTPQAEYQMKNSLNGESETQFTLLKKLEINQETHRELFDYCEQSGIVFISTPFDLDSIDLLKSLGLQLIKVPSGEITNYPYLKKVAQTFNQVVLSTGMADLGEIEDALNILINNGVSRENITVLHCNTEYPTPIQDVNLRAMLTIRDAFGVKVGYSDHTLGIEVSIAATALGATVIEKHFTLDKNMEGPDHAASLEPDELLMLVRGIRNTEKSLGSPLKRPSASESKNKPVVRKSIVAAGDIKQGDVFTEENLCVKRPGTGISPMQWDQVINQVARRDYVEDEIIEL
- the neuC gene encoding UDP-N-acetylglucosamine 2-epimerase, producing MSNRVCVVTGSRAEYGLLSPLLEALRAEESFELQLLVTGSHLSPEFGLTYREIEADGYTIDEKVEVVLSSDTPVGICKSMGLGLISFAEAYARLTPDLILVLGDRYEIFSAVSAAHISRIPVAHLHGGEVTEGAFDDALRHSITKMSHLHFTSTDAYRQRVIQLGEAPERVFNVGAIGLDNLRRLPLLSREDLEQQLGFKFNNHNLLCTFHPVTLEHNSSEQQIQSLLNVLEQQVDTSVIFTKTNADTDGRIINQMIDDFAAKNPDRFHSHVSLGRLRYLSMMQFVDAVVGNSSSGIIEAPGFRIGTINIGNRQTGRIKSELVIDCEPTETGIASAFKTLYSSDFQKRRSQAKNPYGAGQTTSQIISILKEQFPRRTTQKSFYDLD
- a CDS encoding nucleotidyltransferase family protein; translated protein: MNDCLISASADIKEAIRAIEAGKKGIAVVVDPAQKLQGVITDGDVRRGLLAGLRLQDSVTRIMNCRPTRADVAMPQSSLVELLDSSGLEAMPLVDAENRVVKVVLSAELTRRTDTGQATGYSCALIMAGGEGRRLLPLTENLPKPLVEVGGMPLIERQVRRLATAGVERIYIAVNYLAEMIESHLGDGSRFGTEIVFLREREKLGTAGALSLIEETPAGPLLLMNGDVFTSINYQSLLDFHLKHESLLTVAAIDYHVEIPYGVIKTEGPFAVRLEEKPSQQFLCNAGIYALSPEAVCQVPRNQPYNMTDLIESNLNSQPGVAVFPVHEYWSDIGTHAELDKARTELKLARETLDGSDQDDESAVHLQLNQRRAA
- a CDS encoding SDR family NAD(P)-dependent oxidoreductase, giving the protein MSESLSGKQTLVTGADGFIGSHLVEQLVQAGARVRALVYYNSWNQIGWLNDVAPEVLKDVEIIQGDIRDAERIQLAVADCEYVFHLSSLIAIPYSYVAARSYVDTNITGALNVLQACRNSDRLTRLVHVSTSEVYGTAQTVPIDEQHPLVGQSPYSASKIGADKMAESFYLSFELPVVTARPFNTFGPRQTARAVIPTIASQLQAGCSELKLGALTPTRDFNFATDTAAGMISLALCPQAEGEVVNIGSGEEWSIEETAQMLMEVTGKEVPIICDEDRIRPEKSEVNRLLADNSKIQKLTGWQSQVSFKDGLAATAEWIGRNLQYFNAERYSI
- the murJ gene encoding murein biosynthesis integral membrane protein MurJ, giving the protein MSRSVSISALFVAIAMILGRLTGLLRVLGLATVLGVSYANDLAVLIISVPDFLNSMLIGGAMAAVLVPEIHRRNQADSGQTASQLIVQTMVVVAAISGILALILAALAPWFTQGLASGFSVAQISQASPLIVVVLWAFPISAVTAVTGAVLQSQHKPLVPAYGNLFFNLIVILAILFWVNADQLQILAWAVVAAALFRLVTQMVPCLFQGTLRGGLQNLLKFETLDRRLLVKYFQALTAIGLVIAFPVVSRSFASAYTGGISLFEYAQKLVELPRGLLGAILTMVIFPRLSHAFAEGKSADGSRMISQASGLILLISIPVTVVIYGCAEPMISFLFQRGQFSAYDVARTAELLQIAILAMPALIMSILTMDVFYARHETMIPFRFSLISLVCLVVFSLILRTFMGISGVMLAFVLTSWFHFLMLTVGLYLKMRVSVIEGVNLKHCAALVLLTFSGITFSAMMLRVITEPVMLVIYSGFVGLFCFGAVLVILKNHLPRFHRKLSL
- a CDS encoding aldolase/citrate lyase family protein; this encodes MKYLYITDCPEIAKYVDQCGVDRIFIDLELLGKVDRQGDRDTVISHHRVENISRVKQVVNQAEVLVRVNPLNPNSAEEIEQVIEQGADALMLPMFRSVEEIEWFCDRVNSRAQVVPLVETVGAMDQLDQIVQLPGVSQVHIGLNDLHLDLELNFMFELMSNGMVEEMAAICREANVPFGIGGISTMDTGLVSGRLVLSEHARLGSEWVILSRSFHQLAHSLQELQEKIDLPLELEKVDQHFAELLKRSDFEIEQDKQTLYHAINQVARDELSERNAS